Proteins from one Mus caroli chromosome 3, CAROLI_EIJ_v1.1, whole genome shotgun sequence genomic window:
- the LOC110291270 gene encoding histone H4 encodes MSGRGKGGKGLGKGGAKRHRKVLRDNIQGITKPAIRRLARRGGVKRISGLIYEETRGVLKVFLENVIRDAVTYTEHAKRKTVTAMDVVYALKRQGRTLYGFGG; translated from the coding sequence ATGTCTGGCAGAGGAAAGGGTGGGAAGGGTCTAGGCAAGGGTGGCGCCAAGCGCCATCGCAAGGTCTTGCGAGACAATATCCAGGGTATCACCAAGCCCGCCATCCGCCGCCTGGCTCGGCGCGGCGGTGTCAAGCGCATCTCCGGCCTCATCTACGAAGAGACCCGTGGTGTGCTGAAGGTGTTCCTGGAGAACGTCATCCGCGACGCAGTCACCTACACCGAGCACGCCAAGCGCAAGACAGTCACCGCTATGGATGTGGTGTACGCTCTCAAGCGCCAGGGCCGCACCCTCTACGGCTTCGGAGGCTAG
- the LOC110291049 gene encoding histone H2B type 2-F isoform X1, giving the protein MPDPAKSAPAPKKGSKKAVTKVQKKDGKKRKRSRKESYSVYVYKVLKQVHPDTGISSKAMGIMNSFVNDIFERIAGEASRLAHYNKRSTITSREIQTAVRLLLPGELAKHAVSEGTKAVTKYTSSK; this is encoded by the coding sequence ATGCCGGATCCAGCGAAGTCTGCTCCTGCCCCCAAGAAGGGCTCCAAGAAAGCTGTCACGAAAGTGCAGAAGAAAGATGGCAAGAAGCGCAAGCGCAGCCGCAAGGAGAGCTATTCTGTCTACGTGTACAAGGTGCTGAAGCAAGTGCACCCGGACACGGGCATCTCATCTAAGGCTATGGGAATCATGAATTCCTTCGTGAATGATATCTTCGAGCGCATAGCAGGTGAGGCTTCCCGTCTGGCGCATTACAACAAGCGCTCGACCATCACTTCCCGGGAGATCCAGACGGCCGTGCGTCTGCTGCTGCCGGGAGAGTTGGCCAAACACGCAGTGTCGGAGGGCACCAAGGCCGTCACCAAGTACACCAGCTCCAAGTGA